In a single window of the Ptychodera flava strain L36383 unplaced genomic scaffold, AS_Pfla_20210202 Scaffold_77__1_contigs__length_564769_pilon, whole genome shotgun sequence genome:
- the LOC139128907 gene encoding upstream stimulatory factor-like yields the protein MDMLDQALDPSQDKGGQETEEQFKYRQTVVSDQVVNATSDEQTAAAIASVTGQVPANLTDPSNLQYQFRTDSNGQSQVTYRVVQVAEGESGSNSGAVNVVTTTSFPQGQQTVTQQAVIQSPFSNGSSPTPESQSEESFDINVI from the exons ATGGATATGTTAGATCAGGCACTCGACCCGAG tcAAGACAAAGGTGGACAAGAAACAGAAGAACAGTTCAAATACAGACAGACGGTGGTTA GTGATCAAGTTGTCAACGCTACGTCAGATGAGCAGACAGCGGCAGCCATTGCAAGTGTAACTGGACAAGTACCTGCCAACTTAACTGATCCAAGCAATCTACAG TACCAATTCCGAACAGACAGCAATGGTCAAAGTCAGGTGACATACAGAGTTGTACAGGTCGCTGAAGGAGAAAGTGGCAGCAATAGTGGAGCTGTCAATGTCGTCACGACAACATCATTTCCACAGGGTCAACAAACTGTCACACAG CAAGCAGTAATACAAAGTCCATTTAGTAACGGAAGTAGTCCAACCCCTGAAAGCCAGTCAG AGGAAAGCTTTGACATCAATGTGATTTAG